Genomic window (Helianthus annuus cultivar XRQ/B chromosome 3, HanXRQr2.0-SUNRISE, whole genome shotgun sequence):
tggttgatcgttaggattcgaccaaacatgtattgtaaccatagttgtatagggaataaccttccgaggttataccttatggtcacctcgTTTAGTTAgtcgtatgataggtagtttatatgccttaggaaaatgaccaaaatgccttttttgcgcataatttcattttaagcatatgtaaccaatattttcacatctaaactaattatataacataattagatatgttaaggcatataatacttgtcataggactagttaggcgtctcgaacgcgcttttgcgcgaacgacgcgttaaagtggcgtaagctaccttaacgggtcataaagggtcgtaagcacttaggataggttccgatttagaatgtaggctttgttaaaccctatcacatgagttccaacactcatttggtttacaagacctcattctacccgatcttccgatttaggtgtcgattcccTAACATAGTATCCGTTACCCTAGGAAccgcttcaacacttgaactcttgctcttttgagctttgttataccCTTTGAACCGGAACTATACACAATCCCAGGcaagtacatagttcccctcttttaccgttttcaaatgttttggggtgattcatatgtgtgatcgatttgttttcaaaatgtatggcatatATGTGTTCACTAtgtgcttttatgtgtattattccaATTATGCAAATGCGATGTTTATCTGAATCCTTAGGTGATCtgcctatcttcatagttagatccatataggatatttgaagtgcagtcttagatcttcctatcttcatagtaaggtttttaagaagTGCTTTACAACTCGATGGTTGGTTTTGTGTAGATGGTTGGTGATTcagataacgaaactagataatacaataagcacatggtggatacgccgctggtacttcctatatataagtgtgcttattgtattacctttcgtggcgttatcccgaatcaccattaggatttaggattgTTTAGATTCAATGTAACAGAAACTgaatccttatagcatctatctatcttcatggattgattcttgtaggatgtttagagtactaatattgcagtccttgattggattcattgtgtgctttaatgcgtATGTGAGTAGACAATGTAATAGAAACCGAATCCTTAgagcatctatctatcttcataggttgattcttgtaggatgtttaaagtactgatattggaatccttgattggattaattgtgtgctttaatgcgtGTTTACGAGTTGGTACAAGTTGACGATTTAGGATTTTGTGTATGATTGTTTCAATGTTCAATTATCCAAATttttgtagaatcttccatatctctaTATGTTAGAATTCTTAGAGAGATATCTGAAGTATTATCATGactcattgatttgatttatataatacttacagaagttttgatttatttcaaaacagttattatTAATCCTCGATTGGATTTCTAATAACATATTGACAAGTTTTTACGATGGTTTAAACAAGATTACGATGTAAGGCATAAAAATGACTTAGTAAtaatcatattgccatatacaaacctattttgtcatgagttttcacaattaagattatgtattgcaatactaaattTTTGCCATTTTTTGGCTTCAAGATTTATTTTCGATTGACAGCTCTCGTAGCCGTTAAAGTATTGCAATACCAAATGTTCTTGCCATTTACTtggctaataaaacctatgtattcgccggCATTTTATGATGACtgtttttcacatatgtttcaggttttcgactgtttcaagcatgcaacgcataggactgcattcgggccttagacttctaaaacaaaagaacaattacatgtattccttgtttgtaaaacgatgttaatgatattgaaacaatttagtaccagtagttgtgagcaatttgtaacgtgactccccgatatttccgccgcgtgttgttatattacgcgattggggtgttacagattggtatcagagcactggttatagggaattaggttattagcatgccctgaacctagtctataaccttcctaggacccaaaCGTGAGTAGACTTAGGAACTCTTTCCTAATCCCCATCCTTAGTCGTGCCACAACTGCTCTATGATTTACGAATCATCTAACCTTAGATGATTTATCCTGAACCTTAGGCTTCATGCCTTAGGGTATCCCTCAAAATGTTTTCTCAAAACATTTTCattgaaatattttttcaaaatgttttcttaaatgtttttatcaaaatatttcgCAAACATTTTTTATCTCAAAAGATTTCTCAAATGTTTTTCTCAAACGTTTTTCATCGAAATCTTGGgttttaataatgtgaacacatgcaatctggaagggtgggtgcctgtaccccgagttttctgtctaaggctagagtgttcatagaaatccgcattatcggagcagacactcttacctgggaactagtgatagaattccatcactcacaagcatCCAATCAACTCCTGCCATGTCATCAGCCACTATTAtatcactcacaagcattttgtagtggcggtggtcatcactaatgatggaattccatcactcgcaaatttttttaatttttattttaaaattagaaattaacaataaaacactaaaattataaatttcattaaaattaaaacatactagttcaatttaacatactagaaatattttaggctacaatttaaaaaaaatactaaaaaaactctactcctcgtccgactcatgaaactccaaacctaaagaacctactagttcgattaaatcgtatctcaaccgaaagtgagttttTCATCACGCAAGTCTTGTTGGATAttttgtggaacttgaacttgtgtaggaggatccggcacccaatccgGAGATATTGCACGCCCGTCTTCTTTGATtatcatattgtgcaatatgatacatgcatatactATGCTATGATGGCTTTCTTGTTCATCGcacgaaccggtcggtgtagtatactccatctaccctttaaaacaccaaaagccctctcaacatcttttcttgccaattcttgcaattttttgaacaCGATTTCTTTAGCCTTGACATGAAATgaaggagctttcacaaaaacagaccatgatgggtagataccatccacaagaaagAAGCCTCGTCTATAATATCGTCCGTTAACATAGAATGGAGAGAAGAATGCAGTACCATCTGTTACGGTTTGAAACAACGGCGACGTGTGAAACACATTGATctcgttgtttgaacctggaacaccgaaATACGAATGCCAAGTCCATcaatcattcgacgccaccgcttctagtatgatagttggtcttttgatgtcacccctaacatacgcccctcgcaactctcttagacaatttttccactcgatatgtgtacaatcgatgctaccaaGCATCCctggaaaatgccatctagcctcatgTGAGGCGTAAATACGTGAAatgtcgtggctcgtcggtttacgtaaaaatTCTTTAccatacaacttaatgaccgcgttgcaaaaaaattgcagacattcacgggaagttctggacgccatagctaggtattcatcatattgagcgggagggttacctgtcgctagttggcgaatggcggacgtgcatttttgtatcgccgtgaaacttggtttgcccctcgcatcataaccttcttgaaaccattcctcacttgcttcgatgtctccaacaatctttaaaaataattcttttggtaaacgaaaccgatctctaaaaGTTTCGGCATTGTAGAGCGGATTCTCCACAAATTAATCGTTCATTAACacttcgttggcacgtatacgatcacgatctaccatcttcttctttgggcgggacgaaCTAGTATCAAGTTCattatacaccgacacaaaatattttagcgtctcattgtcggaagacgactcggtatcgCTATCGCTATCGCTAtccatcggaaacgtcgaatccgtaggaAACTCCATTTGCGAAAAATGTAGATTGTTTgaaatgtgtttgtgttttggtgtGGGTGAAATGGTTTAAATTGGAGAAGTATATATAAAAGGTTTAAAGGGGTTTTTTTTTAGTATATTACCGTTGAATAACGGTCAAAAAACATAAACAACGTTCAAATTTCAAAAGTTTCAACACGTGATATTATCAACGCGTTAATCTTTTCACGCGTTATGGAGGTGGCGGCGGCGGTGTGCTTCTGATGTTTCACGCGTGATGAGGGTGTCATCACggaccacccctagtcccctaattAATAGTGGATGATGAATCcattacaaacaaaagtgaaaaAAAGTGAGTGAGTGCTCATTGTAACGCCCTGCCTAAATCCAGGCCACGTTACTCGTGTTCAAGATATTTCTAGTTATTTCCCGGCTAATTTAGAAGCATCAACGATCATCCCAGGACACTTCGAGAATATTTGGACCAGCGACATGCTACTAGAACTCTCCAAAACACTCTATAAAATCTGGTCTAAACATGGCAAGTTAGATCTTTCTAGACCAGCCTCGAACAACCTTAAAAAGACAAGATATTTCCAAGGAACATGATAGAAAGATGGTCCAGTAATGATGCTAAAAGAGGGCTCCAGAACAACCCCAAATATGCCACACAATGCTGGATATTTTGGAAGAACTTTCTAGAAATCAAGACAAAAGAGATTATGTATAGAATGCTTTAGATTAGGACCCTTCTAGATCAGATCCAACTAGTATATATAGGTATTAAGGTCCCATTtgagccaatgatctctagatcaagtggtggagggcttgcatttcttttgagagatgcaggttcgactcccacttggtgcagagtgaggcactggtgggcaatgataggagacccagggaaacctgggttggatccttgagccaaacgagttttgccggtaatttcactgtcgtgcctacgggcgggtgggttaccgggttttccccggaattggtggtggactcgagttactctcggagtactccgtttgtccagtgggtgccccgagagtgctcgggattgagtttgttgaccgttcaaaaaaaagggTCCCATTTGAGTTACCCAAGTTAATAAGCACAAAAGCATTGTAGACCTTCCTTAATCTATATAAAGTGGCTTTTCTTGTATACTTGTGAACAAGTAAACAGGGCTGCAAACGAATCAAACATTCagcaaacagttcgtgaactgttcggcgggaagttcgtttgtgttcgttcgtttaacaaatgaacgaacacgaacaagaattttgttcgtttagttaaatgaacaaacattaATAGATGTTgcattcgttcatttatgttcatgaaccttcggtaacatgttcgtttatgttcggtagtttgttagggtttaaaatttttattttatatttaatactTCAAATTTCTCACTAACAAAACACTTAATAAATTATAGTGTATTGTATATTTAATATATGCTCCTTTttgttcatgaacgtttgtttCTGTTCATTTGACTTCATTTGTGCTCATGAACGTTTGGTATGCTCGTTTTTTGTTCATTACCTAAAATTAACGAGCAAACACAGACGAATACGAACACGTTCTTTTTCTTAATGATCGAACACAAATAAAAATTCTCGTTCGCTTATTGTTAATGAACAGTAggtgaacacatttattttcttaacgaacggacacgaacatggccttgttctgTTTGTGTTCGTTCGATTCATTTGCAGCCGTACAAGTAAATACAAGAATTACCCTTGCATCTTGTAAACCAACTTTCCGTTCAAAGACTTCTACTGCACAACACAACCAAATACAACAGTTTGGCTTAGTTAGATCGTACATCTAAGGCCGCATGTGAGTCAAAAGAATTACTCCGTGACATCGTGCTCACGTGACAGTGTTGACGGTCACTTTTTGTCATGTCATTGGAAAAAAATGAAACTAACAAATAAACTAAGAAGACAAGTTTGATAACTGGTCTGGTTACGTATCCCAAGTTAACCACCTTAGATTCTAGTTTTAGTTTTGATTTGTGCCTCGTAATTTTTATCCGTTGAAGATATGCAAAATGGTGATAATAAGACAATCACAAGTCAATACATAATGCCTCCAGTTCCCTGATGAAAAGAAAATACAAACATTAATATCTGTAAAACTCTATAAGAGACCTGTAATAGGACTCGAATTGATTTCCATATCACGTATCTTATATTTATAGTGCTtgttttttagaaacaagttaCTCGTCCATTTTGCCCCACCTCTACTTTAAATCAATTGCAATTAACCAACGGGTCTAGTTCGTCATGATGGTATACCTAAAAGGGCAGGTGTTCTCCCTGATATTTCATTGAGAAAGAATGGTTGCTTTTGCACACACAAAAAGAAGAAAGAACATGATCCTCAAGAATCTATGCTTTGCATACATAAGATCACACAAACAATCggataaaataaaaaagaatatattCGTAGAGCTCAATCACCAGCCAAAGCAAAGAAAGTTTGTTCTTTGTATCTAAAGTTCTCATAACTTTAACATATGCTTCATTAAGACCATTAAAAAGTCAAATACAAAGTCTTTTTAAGAATGAAGGGATCATATATAATTGAAAAAGAGAGATTCATATAACCAAATATTTCTAATGTATCAATATCCATAAAGAAACAATAAAGGACTAGACAATACAAAATAATATTGTCAAATGCAAAACTGTACGCAACTAGCTACCACCTAAAACAATAATGGGAACAAACTATATGCAAGTTGAAGCCTTTGAAGTGCGTTTATTTGTACCTAGGATTATAACAATAACGGTTACATCATCATGATATTTTCTTCTCCGGCCAGCAGGGACACTCATCAACTCTTCGGTACTAAAACCTGCAAGACTTGCAATCTTTCATTATTGTATAAGAAAAAAGTAACACAACCCACAAAACTTTTAAAATCCCAACAATATATATTTGTCTTTTGGTAATTTGTGgtcaaaagtaaaaaaaaaaaaaaaacttttcatGTCTTCAAGCCTATTATTAAATTAACTTGCTTGTTCATCTTTAAATGTCTTtcataattgaaaaaaaaaatcagtttATATAAAGAAACTTATGAATTTACCTGCAGAACAAGCGGCTTTAAGTACAAGTTGCTCCAACAGATATTTTGCCGGATCTCCAAACGGTTTTGTCGATATGTAGGAATGAACAAGTTTCACAGCCTCATCATTTGTGAAGAAATCAAATAAACCATCACTCCCGAGTATTACAAAATGATCAGAGCTTGAGATTTCATGCATATACAGCGATGGTTGTACAGAAACGTATGGAGGACTTAAAAGATTACGAACACGGAGAATACCCATCAAAGCATCATTCAAAACTTTCTgcataaaataataattaataaaaaaacgtATGAATTAAAGACCGAATACATGGATGTCTGGATGTGTGTTTAGGAGTGGTTATGTGATATTCAATAATCCGAATAGATATTCAAATGTAGATTTTTAGAAATTAGTAGTTTGGATTCTTCTATTGTTTAAAGTTGTAATGACCAGCAAATATTACACTAAAAAATTAGATAACCAAAAGTAAAATATATTTAtccaaacataaaaaaattaattagTTGACCCCTAAGTAACTGCATAATCAATATAAGAATTTGATCATGCAAACACTAAAAACTGATCATTACAATTTCAAGTCGCTACAGTCAGATAATCAGTACCCAAACACAAATCCAAACTCCCTCTAAGACCATTTGcattaagaaaatatatatttttaccttTTTTAAATAACCAACGCCAAAAGCCCGAGTAACCTTCAATTTCCCTTTGACTCTTCCATGCACAATTGTCTTAGGATCATCAGGATGTTCACTAAGAATTTGGTTTCTTTCCACTTCATTATCAACCGTATGGCTATCCGTTAACTGCACTGCTTTCAATCCCTTAAATTCATCAATCTTTTTTTCGTCATCATCAGTTGCTAAAACTGCCCTACTATCACCTAAATTCATTATATACAATTCCTTCCCTTGAATAAGCCCAACAAGAACACAAGAGCCCACCGAAACTATATCAGGCCTATCCTCCATTTCTTGCTCAACCATGTATAAAAAATCGTTTTCCGCTTGATTAAGAGCACGTTGTAAGCTATCGAGAACTCGGTTTTTAGGCCTCATAGTGTTGCCATCATCAACAAAATAATCAAATTCAATGTCTAATGAATTCAGATTACACCTAATtgtttcgtaaaacgtgcccgcTAGAAAATCAGCTGCGTCACGTCCATTAAATCCATCGTAAATCGCACAAAAAAGCCAACCGTTTTCCTCAGAACAAACCGCCTGGACTCTATCTTCGCCAGCGGCACCGCCCGCCACTTGTACTTCGATCGCGTTAAGAAAATCTTCATTTCTTGACGGTGCACTTAAGGGTTTTGATAAAAAGGAATCAAACTCGAGATTTTCAGGGGTTGATGGGCTGCAGCTTAAATTCGACATGCTACTTGGGAAAGAAGATGATAACAAATCTAGTTTTGTGAATGACGGTGAAGATGGTATTCTTCTAAATGATTTTGGAGAGTCTAATGATGGAAGAATTTCAGAGCTAATTAAACCATTGCAAATATTAGTGTTGGCTAATGTTGCATTAGCGCTTATGGCAGCCCCTGAGAGGCAAGAAAATGAACTATTTTTTCGTACGATTTTTTTCCCCGAAGGGATATCGTATCCGTCGGTTGTGTTACATTTGTAGCCAAAACTCACTTCCAGTTCTTCACCAGGATCAAGAATTGAGTTTTCATGCATCATTTCAAtctgaaaattcaaaaagaaagaaaaaacaaTTAGCTTCTTTAGCATAAAAAAGCTAAAGACCTAAAGATTTGTAATTTCATAACAAAACCTACAGCAATGACTTAACCTGCTGCATATAGATAGAAGTATCTAGAACACCCTTTAATTACCAAAAAGCATAAGTAAACAAGTTCCAAGACGAAAATCGATATCGTAACGATATTTGGGAAAACTATGTGATTCAGACTGAACTTTTGCCACAAAGCAACTTGGTTGTATTTTTGTTAGATTATGAAACTCAGAAGCCTCAAATTGAATGTAGTAATCTAATAACAATGCAGCCATCAGCAAACAAATACTTACcaattgaaaaaaatatatatttacacatTTACAAATATCATAAATATGAAAGGGTCAATAGTTGTGAAAGCCAAATAGGTTTATTAAATCATAAATCATAAATCAATAAAAAAGAGCCTAGGTACAAGTCAAAACTAATATAATCAATAACATAATGCAGCAATCAGAAGCCCAATAAataccaaattaaaaaaaaaaaaaaaaaaaaaaaaaaaaaagacactaCAATCACAAGATCTGACACCCTAAACAGATTCAACACTCACAAACAGATCACATCAAAATGAATGATACAAATAAGCATTTATCAACAAAAAACACTACAATCACCCAATCCCCAACTAATTAAAGCCTCAAGAACAGTGAGATCTAAAAGGGTTTGATCCAATCATCCAAACCCATCACAAAACAAGAAACCCCAAATcaaaaaacatatttttacaaacacccatcaaacaaaacacaaaaaaaatcaaaactttcATCAAGAAACAcaataaaaatcaaaactttaaTCAAGAAAACAAATCTTGAACGTACCTTTTTTGACGAAACCCAAAGAATTCAGCACCAAAAAGAGGGCAAAGACTCAGATTGCAATAAAAAAAGGTATGAAATTGGTGGGTTTTTAACAAAGTTTTTGAAAAGAATCAAAAGATTGGATGGTTGTTACTTGTTAGAAACAGAATAGAGTGAAAGAAAGAGTAAAAAAGAGTATGAAATGGCGGGGAGGGGGATACGGAAAAGGGAGGTCAACACTGAAAAGTGTGTGTGGGATTCATGAAAATAGGTGAATTTGTTAAAAACCATTCATATAAAGGGGATTTGGGCCCACTAATTTCCCACTTGGAGAGGGTTTTTTTCATCTTTTCTGACTGCCAAGAGCCAAACACCTTCTCAGTTTGTTGTAGAGGGTTGCTTGAAATAAATATTGGATTGGATCACATCAGTCTACAGTTGTGTTTTGTTGGTTTGTAGGCCTAACAAATTGGGTCAATGTTTGGATGTTTGTGTAACAAGATTGTATGGTTTGGTGGCACATAAATCAATGTCTAGATTGAGTTTAtgattataaatatttaaaataaaataaaggtTATACAATATGGtaaaggatcaaataaaaataaaataaacgtacgAACTGTACGAATTGAAAGAAAAGTCAAAAAGTGGCGGTGGCAATATGGTAATTATCAGCAATTTCAAAAGTACTGTACTGGGGAAAAGCAAAAAGTGACGGTGGCAATCTGGTAATTATCaaaaacttcaaaattactctagtagggtaattttgagcatctgtagggtaattttgagcatcaatagggtaattttgagcatttgtagagtaattttgagaaatgtagggtaattatcaaattactctagtagagtaattttgacttctgtagggtaattttgggaaatgtcttgtagagtaattttgttagcatttagttatggggtttagctttatggtttagtttttagcttttagtttgggtttgggggggggggttaggtttttttaggtttttggggttggggggtaggttttttttaggtttttgggggtgggggggggttaggtttttttaggttttcgggggtgggggggggttaggtttttttaggtttttggggggtggggggggttaggtttttttaggtttttttttttttttgggggggggggggggggttagtgtaattttgataattaccctacaattttgataattaccctacacgaccaaaattactctacttgaACTTTTACaatggtttaggtttttttaggtttttggggggggggggtttaggtttttggggggtggggggtgtttagtgtaattttgataattaccctacaattttgataattaccctacacgaccaaaattactctacttgaacttttacaaaattaccctacagaagttcaaaattactctactagagtaattttgaagttgctgataattaccaaaatgccaccgccACTTTTTTGACTTTCTTTCACTTCGTACGTTTCGTACGATAACTTTATTTTTACAGGAACTTAACTCTATACAAtatggcaaaagatcaaatacaaataatcttaacatactaaacatacaaattgaaggaaaacccaaaaagacaaggtggcatttttgtaattaccaccaactatcaaagttacaaccaaaaatacctaaaaaaacacaaatttttttttaacattttttattaaaaaatcgcaacatttcgttagcaaaaaaaaaaaaatttttttttggctgctactaaaagtagcgattttttaataaaaaatgttaaaaaaataaaataaaataatttgtgtgtttttttttttagatttttttaggtttttagcattttagcttgggtggggggggggtggtttaggtttttttaggtttttgggggtgggggggttaggtttttttttaggtttttggggggtggggtggggggttaggtttttttaggtttttggggggtgggggggtagggtttttttaggtttttgggggtggggggggggtttaggttttttttgggggtgggggagtggttaggtttttttaggtatatttgtagagtaactttgatagttattgataattacaaaaatgccaccttgtctttttgagttttccttcaatttgtatgtttagtatgttaagattatttgtacaagaactttaccctatacAATATATAGGGTGTGATTACACACACGTCGGCTACGTTACTAATAACACCTCTATTGATATGATGTTATTCAGTTGCTTAAAAGATGAAAATAGTTAAACGACTGTTTATATGGTTATGTGGCCGTTTAAATGGATATTACATGGCTATACACCCGGATTAATTGGAATGTCCAAAATCTAAATGCTCGTTTCAGAGTTGAGATGATTGGTGTGACGGATACCAAAGGTGTGTGTATGCAAAGGACACCACTCTTTCGTTTACATGACTATATGACCATTTAATTGTCATTTAGATGGTTACATGGCGTTTAATTGAAATGGCAAAAACATGTTTCAAAGTTGAGATTACTAATGTGATAAGTATCATAGGTGTGCGCATGCAAAAGACACCACTCTTCTAAACTCGCCCTTTAGGGCGgctttctttttttttgtttctaaGGTTATATATTTACATATTTAAATTGTTATTAATATATAATACAACATAAACTAGTATGCTTTTAGATAAATGAATCCATGTTCACATGGTTAATATGATATAACTATAACATTTCACCTAAAAGAAAAATGCGTTTATACCAAATTTTAATATTTCTTTTCATGAAAATGCTACTCTCAACGTTGAACATCTTCTACTTACTCGAAGAAATGTGGTAAGAGAATCTTTATAAACATTTTATTTTGTAATAAAGTGAATTGATGTTTACTTTAAGCTCATTGTCAAAATGACTAATATCCAAACATTAATTTAAGAAAATCTTCTAAAGATGTTTTTATATATACATGGTAGGGATGATCATTTGGTACCGGATACTGGTATCTAATTTCCCGTATTGAATTATTTTCGGTACTAATTCAGTACCAACTGTTTGATGTTTTCAGTACAGGTACTTTCAATTCGGTACGGTATTGGTGTTTTACCGAGTTTTACCTTACTCATATTTGGTAACGTACCATACCGAGCATACCGAGCATTTTCGCTACCGGTACTGGTACCCATATTTGGCGATTTTCGGTATCGAGCTCATCCCTGTACATGGTTATGGTTATATTAAAAAGCAAATCACTCATTtaaggggtgtttgggattgcttttgaaaaacaacttattgacttttcAACCTTCTTATCTCCTTTTTTCAAAAAGTCATTCCCTCCTAACTTTTCCATTTCTCCTTTTCaaagcgttttttttttttttttttgaacggcaaatttggatcactgacggaccactggagtatcatcgtgccaccagcagaaccacccgatcatatccatctccactaggcaataatgcctatacaccaattcaggaggaaacccaataaatataagaaaaaccccctttgtggtgtaagaccctaatacgtatttgactaaaagtcgcagcggaagttcaagccataaactttctttcattataacaccttaacttatttaaaaattaactttaacataactctttcacataaatccatcaatcgacttatttactaagtaaaaacatagcttatgtttactacattatatacatcaacgttcccgtacaatctcactagtgactcgatcctcgatctctgttccttgatgatcctcatgactcgtactacctgcgctcaccacattaaattcataacattagtacgcattataaacatacaagatttattcacgtttacttttgttccgttaattctttacatcccagctttccatctgatcgtacattccgtggtgagactttctcattgtacctgcgttacacttcg
Coding sequences:
- the LOC110930013 gene encoding probable protein phosphatase 2C 40 — protein: MMHENSILDPGEELEVSFGYKCNTTDGYDIPSGKKIVRKNSSFSCLSGAAISANATLANTNICNGLISSEILPSLDSPKSFRRIPSSPSFTKLDLLSSSFPSSMSNLSCSPSTPENLEFDSFLSKPLSAPSRNEDFLNAIEVQVAGGAAGEDRVQAVCSEENGWLFCAIYDGFNGRDAADFLAGTFYETIRCNLNSLDIEFDYFVDDGNTMRPKNRVLDSLQRALNQAENDFLYMVEQEMEDRPDIVSVGSCVLVGLIQGKELYIMNLGDSRAVLATDDDEKKIDEFKGLKAVQLTDSHTVDNEVERNQILSEHPDDPKTIVHGRVKGKLKVTRAFGVGYLKKKVLNDALMGILRVRNLLSPPYVSVQPSLYMHEISSSDHFVILGSDGLFDFFTNDEAVKLVHSYISTKPFGDPAKYLLEQLVLKAACSAGFSTEELMSVPAGRRRKYHDDVTVIVIILGTNKRTSKASTCI